The nucleotide window aaaaatccactaaaatatgagcaaaagatttgttttttttttttttttttttttaatttttatttatttatgatagtcacagagagagagagagagaggcagagacacaggcagagggagaagcaggctccatgcaccgggagcctgacgtgggattcaatcccgggtctccaggatcgcgccctgggccaaaggcaggcgccaaaccgctgcgccacccagggatccccgagcaaaagatttgaatagatgtttctccaaagatgatCTACAAAGGCCgaaagcacatgagaagatgttcaacaccattagtcattagagaaatgcaaattaaaagcacaatgagacACCATTTCACTGGGATGAATGCTGATACCATCCCCCTAGGGGTCTGTCAAAAAGACAGGTAGGAACAAGGGTCAGGTTGGGGCACAAATGGGagtcctcacacacacacattgtggGTGAGAATTTAAAAGGCACAGGCacctaaaaaaaaggaaagtttagtGGCTCCTCAAAAGGTTGAAcactttgacccagaaattccactcctaggtatatgctcaagagaaaggaaaacctgTATCCATGCAAACaccacaaatgttcatagcagttttagTTGTAATagacaaaaagtggaaataatccaaattctCATTCATTGATAAATGCATGATTACCATGTGGTTTCTACgtacaatagaatatttttagcaataaaggaatgaagtggttgtttttgagagagaatgtgagagcgCATGTGTgcaagacggggggggggggggggggggagagggagagagaatcccaaacagattcTGCACTCGGCTCAGAGCCCCACATACGgattgaactcaggaccctgagacatgACCTGAGTTTAACATtgaatcgactgagccacccaggcaccgccagAATGAAATTTGATATATGATTTAATAAGGAAGGACTTTGAAAACACTCTGTCAAAGAAGCTGGttataaaaaaacacatacagtatcactccatttatatgaagtgtccaaATTGGCAATCTCTAGacaaagtagattagtagttgtCTAGGACTGGGAGGGGGGTGGCGAATAGAGGGGGGACTGCAGATGAGTAGAGAGTTTTTCTTTGGGGTcataaaaatgttctaagattAGTTTGTGGCGATGATATGTGACTCTGAGTATACTAAAAACCAGTGTACATTTAAAAAGAGTACtggggacacctgcgtggctcagtgattgagtgacggcctttggctcaggtcatgatcccggggtcctgggttcgagttccacatcaggttccccacagggagcctgcttctcccttggcctatgtctctgcctctctctgtgtgtctctcatgaataaataaataaaatcttttttaaaatgagtaaattgcATGGTATCTGAGTTACATCTTGATAAACCTGTAGAGAAGCAAAAAGAGGAGAACCGTAAGGAAGTGACTCAGAGAGCCTGTGGTCCGCCAACGACAGCCCTGTCTCCCGTTCCACCTCCCTCTCAGGCCCTCCAGGCTCTGAGGGTCTGTCCCTCCACAGGCAGCTGCTGGCCAGTCGCCCAGGGGCCATGCCGCTCACCGGTCAGCATCACCGCCGGCAGTTGGCTCCCTGGAGACCGTCAGTTAAACCGACAAAGCCTCTGTCAGACTCCGCAGGGCGTCGCGCCATCTGCCGCTCCAGGCTCAGCCAGGAGAGCAGTTCCTGGAACGTTCGGGCTCAGGGAGGCGGCCAACAGTCACAGGGTCGGCCCCGCAGGGACAGGGCGTATACACGGGTTGCCCTGGGCCTGCAGACGCGCAGGTCCCTTGCTGCTGGCGGTGGccagaggaggaggtgaggatGGGGGAGCCGCCACCTGCCCAGTAAGAGGTGACAGCGCGCAGCGGGGCTGGGCAGGCTGACAGGCCTCCGGGCTCAGGCCCACCTCCGGGGGCTGGACTCCCTCCTGCGCCCCGCTCCAGGCCTCCTTGAGAGCACACCGGGGACAGGCTGGGACCcggaggaggtgggggctggggctcggACCCAGGGATTaggccaggatcctgggatcccaccTGTCGGGGTGGACACGGAGCCGACAGTTTCCCGGGCTGCTCAGAAGAATCGGATCCCGGGCACTCAGCTCACGGGGACGTTTCTGCTCAGCGCGTGCCCACAAACGCGTGGCCGTAAGTGTGCATTCACGGGGTGGCAGACACGCCGACCACGCCCCCTTCGGACaccgccctcctcctccctgcagccccagagcAGAAGGAGGCCGCTGGAGTGGCTGGCTGCTGACCCGCTCCTGGGGACGAGGACGGGaggccagccccctcccccgcaccccccccccagctcgGCCAGGCCAGGACAGAGCCCCAGCTCACCAGCTGCCGCAGGGACACGGCCACACCCGGGGCCACacccggagccggagccggagccggagccagAGCCCGAGCCCGGCTGAGCAGCCGGGCTGAGAGGTCAGAGCAGGTGAGGGGCCCAAGGACCCGCTCACCACCTGCACACACTCCCGGGCTCCCGCAGGTTCCCAGCACCTTCCTCCAGGCTCCTCCGAGGTCTTTAGTGCACAGGGAAGGCCTGAAGCAGCCCCCGAGCTCCTCCCCCTGCAGACAGGCAGCTCCTTCGGCTCTCACCCCCTTCTCCCCCCTATAAAACCCTGATCTCCACCTTCCCAGGCTCGCCCCACGCTGTAcagcctccccacctgcccacctgggcTCTGGCCCTGCACGTCCAACAGGAAGGAGGTCCCTGGCTTTCCTGCCCCGTAGGGACCCAGGGTCATGGAAACGAGGCGAAATTTCCATGACCCTGTTGACGGTGACATTATTTTGTATATGCCCCCCACGCTTGACAACAGCCTCTAAGCAGACACACCAGTCAGCAGGTCGTCCTCCGAGCCGAGCTTGTGCTCGCTGCTGATTCTGCGCCAGCTGGTGTTTGACCGTGCTGCGGGCGTCAAGTGGTCAGACTCCCGGAAGGACCGCCAGGTGGAGAGATGCCGGAGGCCGGGCCCACGGGACCCTGCGCGCATCCCCGGCCCTGGCCACCCTGCCGGGGCCGGGAGGAAACCCGGGGCTGGCCGCGaggcctgccctccccccacccgccctgTCCACCCCGGCCTCCCGCTCTGAGCAGGACACGAGGCACACGGTTCTGAGAACCGACAGGCAGTGAGGACGATCAAAGCGCTTGGGCCTTTCACTCTCTCCTTTTGCCATTTCCAGGCCGGCGTGGACCGGGGTTGCGAGCTGATGCAGCGGCCGCAGGTGGCCCCGTGGGCGGCTTCCTCCCCCCACAGCATGACCCAAGCCCCTCCCGTCCCCTCAGGTTCACTTTTCCGCCTGGACGGAGCCTGGGAGAGCACAGGTGCCTCCCCGCGGCCCCACTGGGGCCAGGACAGGCCTCGGCGGACCCTGGAGGGACTCTGCGCCCCTGGCTTCCCGGGCCCCTTGTGCCCCGCGGGGCTCCCTCTCGCTGCCCTCCTGGTCTCGGCCCTCACGTCTGCCAGGCCAGGGCCTGGACTCAGAGGCCTGGAGCCTGCCCGCAGCCTCCGCCGGGCCAGCTGGGTCCGCGTCCTCGCCTCTCGGGCCTCCGCCTGCGCCGCCTCCTGAGTGGCCCCGGGAGAGCCTGAGAGCAGGGCAGACAcgggaggggcagcccagggacAGGACTCACCGGGGACTGCCCCCCGGGCTGCGGGCAAGGGTGAGCGCCGCGTGGTGCCTTtgctgcgcccccccccccccccggagccaCCTGGAGAACCTACCCCACCAACGACTGTGCAGGGATCGGGCCAGCACCTGGGGCTCTGCGCCAGGGCCGCTCCTCACTGGGATTCGCTGCCAAGAGACACGCG belongs to Canis lupus familiaris isolate Mischka breed German Shepherd chromosome 24, alternate assembly UU_Cfam_GSD_1.0, whole genome shotgun sequence and includes:
- the LOC119877501 gene encoding tetratricopeptide repeat protein 14 homolog, which gives rise to MPLTGQHHRRQLAPWRPSVKPTKPLSDSAGRRAICRSRLSQESSSWNVRAQGGGQQSQGRPRRDRAYTRVALGLQTRRSLAAGGGQRRSPRAEGGRWSGWLLTRSWGRGREASPLPRTPPPARPGQDRAPAHQLPQGHGHTRGHTRSRSRSRSQSPSPAEQPG